A segment of the Bacillus pseudomycoides genome:
ATCTGTACCACGTGAAGTAGAAGTTGGTAATGACGTTTTGAGTGGTTTTGTGAATCAAAATGGTGTGTTAACAATTGAGATAACAAAAGAGTTTGGTGAATCAACTGTATCGAAAATTTTAGATTTAGTACAAAATGCAAGTAGCCGAAAAGCGCCAACCGAAAACTTTATTACGAAGTTTGCTCGTTACTACACTCCAGTCGTAGTTATTACAGCAGCAGTATTAGCGTTTATTCCACCTCTTATTCTAGAGGGGGCGACATTCTCAGATTGGATTTATCGAGCGTTAGTATTTTTAGTTATTTCTTGTCCGTGTGCATTAGTAGTATCTATTCCACTTGGATTCTTCGGTGGTATTGGCGGAGCATCTAAAAGCGGTATTTTAATCAAAGGAAGTAACTATTTAGAAGCACTAAATGATGTGAAACATATCGTTTTTGATAAAACAGGAACATTAACAAAAGGTGTATTCAAAGTAACGAAGATGGAGCCAAACGGAACAACTACAAAAGAAGAACTTCTTGAGTATGCTGCATTTGCAGAAGTGTATTCAAACCATCCAATTGCACAATCAATTCGAAGCGCATATGGAAAAGCAATTGATGAAAATATCATTGAAGATTACAGTGAAATTTCCGGTCATGGTACAGTTGTAAAAGTACAAGGGAAAGAAATTTTCGCAGGTAATGCAAAATTAATGAAAAAAGAAAATATCGCATTCGAACAGCCTCAAACAGTAGGTACACTTGTTCACGTTGCTGTAGATGGTGCATATGCAGGTTATATCGTTATTTCAGATGAAGTAAAAGAGGACTCAAAACAAGCGATTCAAAAATTAAAAGAACTTGGTATTAAGAAAACAGTCATGCTAACAGGTGATGCAAAGTTAGTTGGAGAAGCTGTTGGTAAAGAGCTTGGTTTAGATGAAGTTCATGCTGAATTATTACCACAGCAAAAAGTAGAAGAAATTGAAAAAATTGATGCGACAAAACAAGCAAAAGAAAAAGTTGCGTTCGTTGGTGATGGTATTAATGATACACCGGTATTAGCAAGAGCAGATGTTGGGATTGCGATGGGTGGTTTAGGATCTGATGCAGCGATTGAAGCAGCAGATATCGTAATCATGACAGATGAACCTTCTAAAATTGCAACGGCTGTTAAAATTGCCAAACGTACACGCAATATTGTATGGCAAAATATTATCTTTGCACTTGGTGTAAAAGGACTTGTCCTATTACTTGGTGCATTTGGAATTGCAACAATGTGGGAAGCAGTGTTCTCAGATGTTGGTGTTACATTAATCGCGGTATTGAATGCGATGCGTGTGCTTAGAGTGAAAGATTTATAAAATAAAACGAGAAGCGAAAGCTTCTCGTTTTATTTTTGAATATTATTCGCAACTTGCTCGCGTACCGTTTGAATATAATTCATTTTATGATCCCAGCACTCTTGGCTTAAATCAACCGGATATTCTTCAGGATTAAGAGTCCGTTTATATTCTTCCCAAAATAGTGCTAGGTTACTTTCAGTGTATTTTTGAATGTCTAATATGCTAGGTAATTCATATGTTCTTTTACCATTTGTGAAAATATCGTGATGAAGCTCGCGTGCTTCAAAATTTGTCACGAATTTACTAATATAAGTATGAACAGGATGAAACATTTTTAAGCGCTCTTCCTGCTGAGGTTCTTCGGATTCTAGAGCGATATAATCACCCTCTGCATGATTGTTCATGCGATTAATAATTCGATAAATTCGTTTTAATCCTGGTGTTGTAATTTTTTCAGGATTAGATGAGATTTTAATTGTGTCGTTTAATGCGCCATTTACATCTTCAATTGCAACTAGCTTATAAACAGCCCCTAATGCAGGTTGCTCAAATGAAGTAATAAGCTTTGTTCCAACGCCCCATACATCGATCCTTGCTCCTTGGGATTTTAAATGCATAATTGTATATTCATCTAAATCACTAGAAGCAATAATTTTTGTATTTGTAAATCCAGCTGCATCAAGTTGTTTCCGTGCTTCTTTTGATAAATAAGCCATATCGCCACTATCAAGACGAATACCATAAAAATCAATATGGTCACCAAATTCTTTAGCGACGCGAATCGCATTTGGTACACCAGATTTTAATGTGTCGTATGTATCAACAAGAAAAACACATTTCTTATGTGTTTCGGCATATTTTTTAAATGCAACATATTCATCACGATACGCTTGGACAAAGGAATGAGCATGCGTACCGGCAACTGGAATACCAAAGCGTTTGCCAGCGCGGACGTTGCTTGTAGAAGAAAATCCACCGATAAAGGCTGCGCGTGTACCCCAAAGGGCAGCATCGAATTCATGAGCGCGGCGTGTGCCAAATTCTAAGAGTTGATCGTTGTCTGCTGCATGTTTCATACGAGCTGCTTTTGTAGCGATTAATGTTTGGTAATTCACAATATTTAACAAGGCGGTTTCAATAATTTGAGCTTCACCAAGCGGTGCGTCCACACGCAATAATGGTTCGTTATTAAAAACAACCTCACCTTCTTGCATACTGCGGATTGTCCCAGTAAACTTCATGCTTTGTAGATAATGCAGAAATTCTTCTTCAAATTGTAGTTCTTTTAAATAAGCGATGTCACTCTCAGTAAAACGAAAGTTCTCTATGTACTCTATAATTTTTTCAAGACCAG
Coding sequences within it:
- a CDS encoding heavy metal translocating P-type ATPase; its protein translation is MAEALVKRKLVLEGLDCANCAMKIEKGVSGLEGVSSCSVNFATKTMVLETEKNKENQVVTEAKQLVTKLEPHIQVQEEQKTKVAKEVFVLEGLDCANCAMKIETKVKEMPSVSNATVDFVSKKLKIEVANKKELETTLQDIKNIVNKLEPDVKVVREEKGSHDHSHDHGEGNVKKMLWRLAIGGVLTGIAVLAGLPQMITIPLFVIAYLLIGGDIVWRAARNITRGQVFDENFLMAIATLGAFAIQEYPEAVAVMLFYQVGELFQSIAVNRSRKSITSLMDIRPDYANVKVGNETKQVSPEDVQIGDYIIVKPGEKVPLDGKVVEGTSMVDTSALTGESVPREVEVGNDVLSGFVNQNGVLTIEITKEFGESTVSKILDLVQNASSRKAPTENFITKFARYYTPVVVITAAVLAFIPPLILEGATFSDWIYRALVFLVISCPCALVVSIPLGFFGGIGGASKSGILIKGSNYLEALNDVKHIVFDKTGTLTKGVFKVTKMEPNGTTTKEELLEYAAFAEVYSNHPIAQSIRSAYGKAIDENIIEDYSEISGHGTVVKVQGKEIFAGNAKLMKKENIAFEQPQTVGTLVHVAVDGAYAGYIVISDEVKEDSKQAIQKLKELGIKKTVMLTGDAKLVGEAVGKELGLDEVHAELLPQQKVEEIEKIDATKQAKEKVAFVGDGINDTPVLARADVGIAMGGLGSDAAIEAADIVIMTDEPSKIATAVKIAKRTRNIVWQNIIFALGVKGLVLLLGAFGIATMWEAVFSDVGVTLIAVLNAMRVLRVKDL
- a CDS encoding nicotinate phosphoribosyltransferase; the encoded protein is MNHYKDDSYALHTDLYQINMAYTYWKDGIHNRRSVFDLYFRKLPFENGYAIFAGLEKIIEYIENFRFTESDIAYLKELQFEEEFLHYLQSMKFTGTIRSMQEGEVVFNNEPLLRVDAPLGEAQIIETALLNIVNYQTLIATKAARMKHAADNDQLLEFGTRRAHEFDAALWGTRAAFIGGFSSTSNVRAGKRFGIPVAGTHAHSFVQAYRDEYVAFKKYAETHKKCVFLVDTYDTLKSGVPNAIRVAKEFGDHIDFYGIRLDSGDMAYLSKEARKQLDAAGFTNTKIIASSDLDEYTIMHLKSQGARIDVWGVGTKLITSFEQPALGAVYKLVAIEDVNGALNDTIKISSNPEKITTPGLKRIYRIINRMNNHAEGDYIALESEEPQQEERLKMFHPVHTYISKFVTNFEARELHHDIFTNGKRTYELPSILDIQKYTESNLALFWEEYKRTLNPEEYPVDLSQECWDHKMNYIQTVREQVANNIQK